A section of the Girardinichthys multiradiatus isolate DD_20200921_A chromosome 5, DD_fGirMul_XY1, whole genome shotgun sequence genome encodes:
- the jupa gene encoding junction plakoglobin a encodes MAMQMGEMDSGMVKVQEWQQTIYGLDSGIQSGATTIRDEEGEYKSSKNYIKTTTFTREEPALETQYIMNRAQRVRAAMFPESLEEGTTILSTQTDQSQMTNVQRLAEPSQMLKTAIVHLINYQDDAELATRAIPELTKLLNDEDQVVVSKAAQIVNQLTRKEASRRALMQSPQVVAAVVRAMQNTNNMETTKATASILHNLSHQREGLLAIFKSGGIPALVRMLSSPMESVLFYAITTLHNLLLHQEGAKMAVRLADGLQRMVPLLKKKNAKFLAITTDCLQLLSYGNQESKLIILANGGPEGLVQIMKTNNYEKLLWTTSRVLKVLSVCPSNKPAIVEAGGMQALGKHLYGSTPRLRQNCLWTLRNLSDAATKEEGVESLLQILVELISSDDIGMLTCATGILSNLTCNNSNNKSLVTRSNGVESLLRVMMRSREKEDVIEPVVCALRHLTSRHQLADAAQHSVRTDYGIPPISKLLNPPHYWPVIKAAVGLIRNLALCPENQAPLRDAGTIPRLVNLLVTSHQDTQKHGSSNQQPFQDGVRMEEIVEGSTGALHILARDPINREEIANLDVIPLFVQLLYCPMENMKRVAAGALCELALSKQAAEKIDAEGAAAPLMELLHSSNEGIATYAAAVLFRISEDKNLDYKRRISVELTHSLFKHDPAAWEQAHNTIMEENYADEIDGGFQDYPYHGEMQMDTLDGHMMQEDYAPGIYDRQYNDRY; translated from the exons ATGGCAATGCAAA TGGGTGAGATGGATAGTGGCATGGTAAAGGTTCAAGAGTGGCAGCAGACAATTTACGGGCTCGACTCCGGCATCCAGTCTGGAgccaccaccatcagagacgaaGAGGGCGAGTACAAAAGCTCAAAGAATTACATTAAGACCACCACCTTCACCAGGGAGGAGCCTG CCTTGGAAACCCAGTACATAATGAACAGAGCTCAGCGGGTTCGGGCCGCAATGTTCCCCGAGAGTTTGGAGGAAGGCACCACCATCTTGTCAACCCAGACAGACCAGTCCCAGATGACCAACGTCCAGCGGCTGGCCGAGCCCTCGCAGATGCTCAAAACAGCCATCGTGCATCTGATCAACTACCAGGATGATGCCGAGCTGGCCACAAGGGCCATCCCGGAGCTCACTAAACTGCTCAATGATGAAGATCAG GTGGTGGTCAGCAAGGCGGCACAGATTGTCAACCAGCTCACCCGTAAGGAGGCTTCACGGCGTGCCCTGATGCAGTCCCCTCAGGTGGTGGCGGCAGTGGTCCGAGCCATGCAGAACACAAACAACATGGAGACAACCAAGGCCACAGCCAGCATCCTCCACAACCTGTCCCACCAGAGGGAGGGTCTGCTCGCCATCTTCAAGTCAGGAGGGATCCCCGCTCTTGTCCGTATGCTCAG CTCTCCAATGGAGTCTGTCCTCTTCTATGCCATCACCACACTTCACAACCTGCTGCTGCACCAGGAGGGAGCCAAGATGGCCGTGCGTCTGGCCGACGGACTGCAGAGGATGGTCCCGCTGCTGAAGAAGAAGAACGCCAAGTTCCTGGCCATTACCACAGACTGTCTGCAGCTGCTGTCCTATGGCAACCAGGAGAGCAAG CTGATAATCCTTGCCAATGGAGGTCCTGAGGGTCTTGTTCAAatcatgaaaaccaacaacTACGAGAAGCTGCTGTGGACCACAAGCCGTGTCCTTAAAGTCCTCTCTGTCTGCCCCAGCAACAAACCAGCCATTGTAGAGGCTG GTGGGATGCAGGCTCTGGGTAAACACCTGTATGGCTCTACCCCGCGTCTGAGGCAGAACTGCCTGTGGACTCTCAGAAACCTGTCTGATGCTGCAACCAAGGAG GAGGGAGTTGAAAGCCTGCTGCAGATTCTGGTGGAGCTCATCAGTTCAGACGACATCGGCATGCTCACCTGCGCTACCGGCATCCTGTCCAACCTCACAtgcaacaacagcaacaacaaatcTCTGGTCACCCGGAGTAATGGCGTTGAATCCCTGCTCCGTGTCATGATGCGCTCTAGGGAGAAGGAGGATGTGATTGAGCCGGTGGTTTGTGCTCTGCGGCATCTGACTTCACGCCACCAGCTGGCCGACGCGGCGCAGCACAGTGTGAGGACGGACTACGGCATCCCACCTATCTCCAAGTTGCTCAACCCTCCCCACTACTGGCCAGTCATCAAG GCTGCTGTTGGCCTGATCCGTAACCTGGCCTTGTGCCCAGAAAACCAGGCCCCCCTCAGAGATGCAGGAACCATTCCCCGTCTGGTCAACCTGCTGGTCACATCCCACCAAGACACTCAGAAGCATGGTTCATCCAATCAGCAGCCATTCCAG GATGGAGTGAGGATGGAGGAGATTGTGGAGGGCAGCACAGGAGCTTTGCACATCCTGGCAAGAGATCCCATCAACAGAGAAGAAATCGCCAACTTAGATGTTATTCCACTCTTTGTGCAg ctcctctactGCCCGATGGAAAACATGAAGCGCGTGGCGGCAGGCGCTCTTTGTGAACTGGCCTTGAGCAAACAAGCAGCTGAAAAGATCGACGCAGAGGGAGCAGCAGCTCCACTGATGGAGCTACTGCACTCTAGCAACGAGGGCATTG CTACCTATGCTGCTGCTGTGCTCTTCCGCATCTCTGAGGATAAGAACTTGGACTACAAGAGGCGTATCTCTGTGGAGCTAACACACTCTCTGTTCAAACACGACCCTGCAGCGTGGGAGCAG GCCCACAACACTATCATGGAAGAAAACTATGCAGATG AAATAGACGGTGGATTCCAGGACTACCCATACCATGGGGAAATGCAAATGGATACCCTTGATGGGCATATGATGCAGGAGGATTATGCACCAGGCATCTACGACAGACAGTACAATGACCGATATTAA